A single region of the Marinobacter salinus genome encodes:
- a CDS encoding DNA-binding response regulator: protein MKLHDDQKTVVMVVDDAVDSIRMINDALEEAGMTVLVALEGNQALTISRNITPDVVLMDALMPHMDGFETCRRLKENPAFADIPIIFMTGLSDTEHVVMGLSAGGVDYVNKPINTTELLARMDVHLTNARMTKSARCALDTAGQNLFAVDREGNLLWGTPQVCRCLPDSNHPEFHEVKSRLEEWLGHSLEPGHSMPLRIMDTPRSVEYLALVDDREYLLRLKTPQNQNSAAAALRERFQLTLRESDVLLWIANGKTNREIGQILDMSPRTVNKHLEQVFRKLGVENRTAAAASAIRLLATQ, encoded by the coding sequence ATGAAGCTTCATGATGACCAGAAAACCGTTGTGATGGTCGTGGATGACGCAGTCGACTCCATTCGAATGATTAACGATGCCCTGGAAGAGGCTGGCATGACAGTATTGGTAGCGCTTGAAGGCAACCAGGCACTGACCATCAGCCGTAACATTACCCCGGATGTGGTGCTGATGGACGCCCTCATGCCTCACATGGACGGCTTCGAAACCTGCCGCAGACTGAAGGAAAATCCGGCCTTTGCCGACATTCCCATTATTTTCATGACCGGCCTGAGCGATACCGAGCATGTGGTGATGGGACTGAGCGCCGGTGGCGTGGATTACGTAAACAAACCCATCAACACCACAGAACTGCTCGCACGCATGGACGTGCACCTGACCAATGCCCGGATGACCAAGAGCGCCCGCTGCGCCCTGGATACCGCGGGCCAGAACCTGTTTGCCGTAGACCGTGAAGGCAATCTGCTCTGGGGCACCCCCCAGGTATGCCGGTGCCTGCCGGACAGCAATCACCCTGAATTCCACGAGGTAAAATCCCGGCTTGAAGAGTGGCTTGGCCATAGCCTGGAGCCGGGACACAGCATGCCGCTGAGGATCATGGATACACCCCGTTCGGTGGAATACCTGGCCCTGGTGGACGATCGCGAATACCTGCTTCGGCTGAAAACGCCCCAGAATCAGAACAGCGCAGCGGCCGCGCTCAGGGAACGCTTCCAACTGACCTTGCGGGAATCGGATGTACTATTGTGGATTGCCAACGGCAAAACCAACCGGGAAATCGGCCAGATTCTGGATATGAGCCCCCGCACTGTGAACAAACACCTGGAACAGGTGTTCCGCAAACTGGGAGTTGAGAACCGAACGGCAGCCGCCGCCAGCGCGATTCGGCTGTTGGCAACTCAATAG
- the nhaB gene encoding sodium/proton antiporter NhaB has translation MPNTVISGFTHNFLGKAPVWYKQVILLFLAANPIVMYLLGPGVAGWLLIAEFIFTLAMALKCYPLLPGGLLAVESLLIGLTTPDAVYLEVLTNFPVILLLMFMVAGIYFMKELLLVTFTQILVGVRSKSALSLLFCIVAAILSAFLDALTVTAVIISVAVGFFSVYHKVASGKGYHHGDHNANSDEHVIELHRSDLQKFRGFLRSLLMHGAIGTALGGVATMVGEPQNLLIAKVVGWDFASFFVHMAPVSLPVLGAGLVTCWLLEKLRWFGYGTRLPKPVRQVLEEFAENERSKRTKADQAALWVQAVAAAILVVGLAFHLAEVGLIGLLVIILITSFTGITDEHQIGKAFQESLPFTSLLVVFFAVVAVIHEQHLFKPIIDYVLSLPESQQPGMFFIANGILSMISDNVFVATVYISEVKQALDAGSISQQHFQNLAVAINTGTNLPSVATPNGQAAFLFLLTSAIAPLVRLSYGRMVVMAFPYTLVMGGVGLYMVVNHI, from the coding sequence ATGCCCAATACTGTCATCTCCGGTTTCACCCACAACTTCCTAGGCAAGGCGCCGGTCTGGTACAAACAGGTCATCCTGTTGTTTCTGGCTGCCAACCCGATCGTGATGTATCTGCTGGGGCCGGGCGTCGCGGGATGGCTGTTGATCGCCGAATTCATCTTTACCCTGGCCATGGCGCTGAAGTGCTACCCGCTGCTGCCTGGCGGACTGCTGGCGGTTGAATCCCTGCTGATCGGTCTGACGACGCCGGATGCGGTTTATCTGGAAGTGCTGACCAATTTCCCGGTTATCCTGTTGTTGATGTTTATGGTGGCGGGAATCTACTTCATGAAGGAGCTGTTGCTGGTTACCTTCACCCAGATTCTGGTGGGCGTGCGTTCAAAATCCGCCCTGTCCCTGCTGTTCTGTATCGTTGCTGCGATCCTGTCCGCGTTTCTGGATGCCCTCACGGTAACCGCGGTCATCATCAGTGTGGCTGTGGGCTTTTTCTCGGTCTATCACAAGGTGGCCTCCGGCAAGGGTTACCACCACGGTGATCACAACGCCAACAGTGATGAACACGTCATCGAGCTGCACCGGTCGGACCTGCAGAAATTTCGTGGATTTCTGCGCAGCCTGTTGATGCACGGTGCTATCGGTACAGCACTGGGAGGGGTGGCAACCATGGTGGGTGAGCCCCAGAATCTGCTGATTGCCAAGGTTGTAGGATGGGACTTTGCCAGTTTCTTCGTGCACATGGCGCCAGTCAGCCTGCCGGTGTTGGGCGCCGGGCTGGTGACCTGCTGGTTGCTGGAGAAGCTGCGCTGGTTCGGTTACGGAACGCGGCTGCCGAAACCGGTTCGCCAGGTGTTGGAAGAATTCGCCGAGAACGAGCGCTCCAAGCGCACCAAGGCCGATCAGGCTGCCCTGTGGGTCCAGGCTGTTGCCGCAGCCATTCTCGTGGTGGGTCTGGCATTCCATCTGGCCGAAGTGGGGCTGATTGGCTTGCTGGTCATCATCCTGATCACCTCGTTCACCGGTATCACCGATGAGCACCAGATTGGCAAGGCGTTCCAGGAATCCCTGCCTTTTACCTCACTATTGGTGGTGTTTTTCGCCGTCGTTGCCGTGATTCATGAACAGCACCTGTTCAAGCCGATTATTGATTACGTGCTGTCCCTGCCAGAGAGTCAGCAACCGGGTATGTTCTTCATCGCCAACGGCATTCTCTCCATGATCAGTGACAATGTTTTCGTGGCCACCGTGTACATCAGTGAGGTAAAGCAGGCGCTGGATGCGGGCAGCATCAGCCAGCAACACTTTCAGAATCTGGCGGTGGCGATCAATACCGGTACCAATCTGCCAAGCGTCGCCACGCCGAATGGCCAGGCGGCCTTCCTGTTCCTGCTGACCTCGGCCATCGCCCCACTGGTACGCCTGTCCTATGGGCGGATGGTGGTCATGGCGTTCCCCTATACTCTGGTAATGGGCGGGGTAGGCCTTTACATGGTGGTCAACCATATCTGA
- a CDS encoding D-amino acid dehydrogenase, with protein MKRIAVIGGGITGITTAYTLAKRGLDVTVYEKHRYAAMETSFANGGQLSASNAEVWNNWQTVAKGMKWMLHSDAPLLVNPKPSWHKLSWFAEFVAAIPQYENNTTETARLAIAARDHLFAWAQEEGIDFDLKKQGILHIYRDKAGFDHAANVSKLLAAGGLERRPVTPEEMKAIEPTLAGTYYGGFFTESDSTGDIHKFTNGLAEAIQRLGVKTCYGHTVTELSADQNSAWVTAYDGEQQNRDTFDGVVICAGVGSRALAAKLGDRVNIYPVKGYSITVELDDEASQQAAPTVSLLDDATKLVTSRLGDDRFRVAGTAEFNGYNRNIRDDRIKPLTRWVEQCFPGVSTRRVVPWAGLRPMLPNMMPRVGPGSLPTVFYNTGHGHLGWTLSAITAEMLADAVETVTSGLSLSPAG; from the coding sequence ATGAAGAGAATTGCAGTTATCGGCGGTGGTATCACCGGTATCACGACCGCTTACACTCTGGCCAAGCGTGGCCTGGATGTCACCGTTTACGAAAAGCACCGTTATGCGGCGATGGAAACATCCTTCGCCAACGGTGGTCAGCTGTCGGCCTCCAATGCCGAGGTCTGGAACAACTGGCAGACCGTGGCCAAGGGCATGAAGTGGATGCTCCACAGTGATGCGCCCCTGCTGGTCAATCCCAAGCCTTCCTGGCACAAGCTGAGCTGGTTTGCGGAGTTCGTCGCCGCGATCCCCCAGTATGAGAACAACACCACCGAAACTGCCCGCCTGGCAATTGCTGCTCGCGACCATCTGTTTGCATGGGCGCAGGAAGAAGGCATCGATTTCGACCTGAAGAAGCAGGGCATCCTGCATATCTATCGTGACAAGGCCGGCTTCGACCATGCCGCGAACGTCTCGAAGCTTTTGGCCGCCGGAGGCCTGGAGCGTCGGCCCGTTACCCCCGAAGAGATGAAGGCGATCGAACCCACCTTGGCCGGCACCTATTACGGTGGTTTTTTCACCGAGAGCGACTCTACCGGTGATATCCACAAGTTCACCAATGGTCTGGCTGAGGCGATCCAGCGTTTAGGGGTTAAAACCTGCTACGGACACACCGTGACCGAACTCAGCGCGGATCAGAACAGCGCCTGGGTGACCGCCTACGATGGCGAACAGCAAAACCGGGACACCTTTGATGGCGTCGTGATTTGTGCGGGCGTTGGCAGTCGGGCACTCGCTGCCAAGCTGGGAGACCGGGTCAACATCTACCCGGTCAAAGGCTATTCCATCACGGTTGAGCTCGACGACGAAGCCTCTCAGCAGGCCGCGCCGACCGTCAGTCTGCTGGACGACGCCACCAAGCTCGTGACCAGCCGGCTTGGCGATGACCGGTTCCGTGTTGCCGGAACGGCTGAATTCAACGGGTATAATCGCAATATCCGGGATGACCGGATCAAGCCGCTCACCCGCTGGGTTGAGCAATGCTTCCCCGGGGTCAGTACCCGACGTGTCGTACCTTGGGCGGGACTGCGCCCGATGCTGCCCAACATGATGCCGCGGGTGGGACCGGGCAGTCTGCCAACGGTGTTCTACAACACCGGCCATGGCCACTTGGGCTGGACCCTTTCGGCGATTACCGCCGAGATGCTGGCCGATGCCGTTGAGACGGTCACGTCGGGCCTGAGTCTGAGCCCTGCTGGTTAA
- a CDS encoding MarR family winged helix-turn-helix transcriptional regulator, protein MKRPMAVAIRVGGHSLAQRERLAGTTGAKMIVNESGGVPNRLFFRLFQTGNILQRQVQNEMGISAVQWAVLGALSREGFEGGTSFNQLKEYLYVSRQNLDGVLKRMERDGHVIRIPAPQDRRARLVVLTDSGRDFWGRLQDTITEFYRQALHSMSFDDSVSLLHLLKKLQHDMTEISLNSEEPEISETR, encoded by the coding sequence TTGAAGCGCCCCATGGCCGTCGCGATTCGGGTTGGCGGACACAGCCTGGCCCAGCGTGAACGCCTGGCCGGCACTACAGGAGCAAAGATGATCGTTAATGAATCCGGAGGCGTACCTAACCGACTGTTTTTCCGCCTGTTTCAGACTGGAAATATCCTGCAGCGTCAGGTCCAGAATGAAATGGGCATCAGCGCCGTGCAATGGGCAGTGCTGGGTGCGTTGTCCCGGGAAGGGTTTGAGGGGGGCACTTCATTCAACCAGCTCAAGGAATACCTGTATGTCAGCCGTCAGAACCTGGACGGTGTCCTCAAGCGCATGGAAAGAGATGGCCACGTGATACGGATTCCCGCCCCCCAGGACCGCCGGGCCAGATTAGTGGTTCTCACCGATTCCGGGCGGGACTTCTGGGGCCGGCTGCAGGACACCATTACCGAATTCTACCGGCAAGCGTTGCATAGCATGAGCTTCGACGACAGTGTCAGCCTGCTGCACCTGCTCAAAAAACTACAGCATGATATGACAGAGATATCTCTGAATTCCGAAGAACCAGAGATATCTGAGACTAGATAA
- the aliB gene encoding cyclohexanecarboxyl-CoA dehydrogenase, with amino-acid sequence MNFGFNEEQNAIREVVARFSAEVLAPGYRKRDQEGIIEKDVIRQLGEMGLLGGELPEEFGGSGMDCVTSGLIIEEISKGDFNVGYIPLLTSLNGQIIASHAAPDLAKEWLHGMTTGQKVACIALTEPHGGSDAANLRLKAEKKGDVYVFNGEKTSISMADQADVAVVFARTGKVEQRASGISAFLVPMDSPGITTTRFEDNGQRAIGRGSIFFDNVEVPASHMMGDEGKGFKQVMQGFDYSRALIGLQCLAVAQQSLEETWQWLTERTAFGQNLSAFQGLTHPLAEYQTYVHAARMQCYHALWLKDNNLPHNAEAAMNKWWGPKLAFDVVKQCLLAHGHTGWGEDLPFAQRLRDVLGLQIGDGTAQIMKNIIAREYLPS; translated from the coding sequence ATGAATTTCGGATTCAATGAAGAACAGAACGCGATTCGCGAGGTTGTGGCCCGCTTCAGCGCCGAGGTGCTGGCTCCGGGCTACCGCAAGCGGGATCAGGAAGGGATCATCGAGAAGGATGTCATTCGCCAGCTCGGCGAAATGGGTCTGCTTGGGGGCGAACTGCCTGAGGAATTCGGCGGCAGCGGCATGGACTGTGTCACCAGCGGCCTGATCATCGAGGAAATCTCAAAAGGGGATTTCAACGTCGGCTACATTCCGCTGCTCACGTCCCTGAACGGCCAGATCATTGCCAGCCATGCCGCACCGGACCTGGCGAAGGAATGGCTGCACGGCATGACCACCGGCCAGAAGGTGGCCTGTATTGCCCTGACCGAGCCCCACGGCGGTTCCGACGCCGCCAACCTGCGCCTGAAGGCGGAGAAGAAGGGCGACGTTTATGTGTTCAACGGCGAGAAGACCTCTATTTCCATGGCCGACCAGGCCGACGTGGCGGTGGTGTTTGCCCGCACGGGCAAGGTGGAGCAACGTGCCTCCGGCATCAGCGCGTTTCTCGTGCCCATGGATAGTCCAGGCATCACTACCACCCGGTTTGAGGACAATGGCCAGCGCGCTATCGGCCGCGGTTCGATCTTCTTCGACAACGTGGAAGTGCCCGCCAGCCACATGATGGGGGACGAAGGGAAAGGCTTCAAACAGGTCATGCAGGGTTTCGACTACAGCCGTGCGCTGATCGGTCTGCAGTGCCTGGCGGTGGCCCAGCAGTCCCTGGAGGAAACCTGGCAGTGGCTGACCGAGCGCACCGCCTTCGGCCAGAACCTGTCTGCCTTCCAGGGCCTGACCCATCCACTGGCGGAATACCAGACCTACGTTCATGCCGCGCGTATGCAGTGCTACCATGCGCTCTGGCTCAAGGATAATAACCTGCCCCACAATGCAGAAGCCGCCATGAATAAGTGGTGGGGCCCAAAACTGGCCTTCGATGTGGTCAAGCAGTGCCTGCTGGCTCATGGTCATACTGGTTGGGGCGAGGACCTGCCCTTTGCCCAGCGGTTACGGGATGTTCTGGGCCTCCAGATCGGCGATGGTACCGCGCAGATCATGAAGAACATCATTGCGCGGGAGTACCTGCCCAGTTGA
- a CDS encoding substrate-binding periplasmic protein — protein MHSRSINVADRVFSRHFRDLNWLALFFVVFLFSTTVASEEPAERAASPKTLRIAYVEFPPITYQTNDGEAAGSFIEITRKVAEEAGYTPDFIYLPVSRVYLYLSKGQIDVWPGLTEIPSLGGEVLESWVSPMPIQLSAWYIEGREPLEHFSQLHDKTVIVIGGYTYAGLINWLNQVGNIRVTEAPNHRSAIDMLKRKRGDYLLDYRQPVHEVLNEPSDHMIRESEVRTRNLAWLFSLASPRAAILRDEFDDAYLRLVESREVPEVRTLAPGFVIPGFPEKYR, from the coding sequence ATGCACAGCCGCTCAATCAATGTCGCCGACAGGGTCTTTTCCCGCCACTTCAGGGACCTGAACTGGTTAGCCCTGTTTTTTGTAGTTTTTCTTTTCAGCACGACAGTGGCCAGCGAGGAACCGGCCGAAAGGGCCGCCTCGCCGAAAACCCTTCGAATTGCCTACGTCGAATTTCCGCCGATTACCTATCAAACCAACGATGGCGAGGCGGCGGGCAGCTTCATTGAAATCACCCGCAAGGTAGCCGAAGAAGCCGGTTACACCCCGGATTTTATATACCTGCCTGTAAGCCGGGTCTATCTGTACCTGAGTAAAGGGCAGATCGATGTCTGGCCCGGATTGACGGAGATTCCGAGCCTTGGCGGCGAAGTACTGGAAAGCTGGGTCAGCCCGATGCCGATTCAGCTGAGTGCCTGGTACATTGAGGGAAGGGAGCCACTGGAGCACTTCAGCCAGCTCCACGACAAGACCGTGATTGTGATCGGGGGCTATACCTATGCCGGATTGATCAACTGGCTGAACCAGGTCGGGAACATCCGGGTCACCGAAGCGCCCAATCATCGTTCCGCCATTGACATGCTGAAGCGCAAACGCGGTGATTATCTGCTTGATTATCGCCAGCCGGTGCATGAAGTCCTGAACGAACCCTCGGACCATATGATACGGGAATCGGAAGTGCGCACCCGCAATCTGGCATGGCTGTTTTCACTGGCCAGCCCCCGCGCAGCGATACTTCGGGATGAGTTCGATGATGCCTACCTGAGGCTGGTAGAGTCCCGGGAAGTGCCCGAGGTGCGGACACTGGCACCAGGGTTCGTTATTCCGGGTTTTCCCGAGAAATACCGGTAG
- a CDS encoding SDR family NAD(P)-dependent oxidoreductase yields the protein MRGLNGKTVIVTGGGGGIGRAVCQRFAEEGSLVAVLDRDARTAQATVDLISEAGGTAKAYAADITDYAAITETVAAIESDLGVPAVLVNNAGFDRFMPFLKTEPKLWDQLIAVNLTGALNMHHVVLPKMIAAGGGKVINVASDAARVGSSGESVYAACKAGLVGFSKTVARELATKNVCLNVVCPGPTDTALLKGVAESAPNPEKLLEAFRNAVPMKRLAQPDDYPGIIALLASDDANFITGQVISVSGGLTMAG from the coding sequence ATGAGAGGCCTGAACGGGAAAACAGTCATCGTCACCGGCGGCGGTGGCGGCATCGGCCGAGCTGTATGCCAGCGCTTTGCCGAGGAAGGGAGCCTGGTCGCCGTGCTGGACCGCGACGCAAGAACAGCCCAAGCCACGGTTGACTTGATTTCAGAAGCCGGGGGCACGGCCAAAGCCTATGCTGCCGACATCACCGATTACGCGGCAATTACCGAAACCGTAGCCGCCATCGAGAGCGACCTTGGCGTGCCTGCCGTGTTGGTAAACAACGCCGGTTTTGACCGCTTCATGCCCTTCCTGAAAACCGAGCCGAAACTGTGGGACCAGTTGATTGCGGTGAACCTCACGGGTGCCCTGAACATGCACCATGTGGTGCTGCCAAAGATGATTGCAGCAGGGGGTGGCAAGGTCATCAACGTCGCCTCCGATGCAGCCCGGGTCGGCTCCTCTGGAGAATCCGTCTATGCCGCCTGCAAGGCTGGCCTGGTGGGCTTTAGCAAGACTGTGGCCCGGGAACTTGCCACCAAGAACGTGTGCCTGAACGTGGTCTGCCCCGGCCCCACCGACACCGCACTGCTCAAAGGTGTTGCCGAGAGTGCGCCGAACCCGGAGAAACTTCTGGAAGCCTTCCGCAACGCCGTGCCCATGAAACGCCTGGCCCAGCCGGACGATTACCCCGGCATCATCGCGCTGCTGGCCAGTGACGACGCCAACTTCATTACCGGCCAGGTGATCAGTGTATCCGGCGGCCTGACCATGGCCGGCTGA
- a CDS encoding DUF3047 domain-containing protein: MLACGSWLVPVALADSTVLPAFSEIQSLDPSSSWEPLEFPKIDQHSRYELVTESGVQVIRAQTAGGASGLIARLDLTPSDSLILSWRWKVSNVFEKGDAREKSGDDYPARIYVAFAFEPDKAGFFERAKRKAVEVVFGETLPGNALNYIWANALPKGDIVPNPYTDKTMMVAVNSGTGQVGEWVTVERDIVADYRKAFGEAPPPLVGIAIMSDSDNTGETATAWYGDISLSAGILPSDATGISRENPE, from the coding sequence CTGCTTGCCTGTGGCTCGTGGCTGGTGCCCGTCGCGCTTGCAGACAGCACCGTGCTTCCGGCGTTTTCAGAGATTCAGTCGCTGGACCCGAGTTCCAGCTGGGAACCGCTGGAATTTCCCAAAATCGATCAGCATTCCCGCTATGAACTGGTCACCGAAAGCGGCGTGCAGGTGATTCGGGCGCAAACCGCAGGCGGTGCTTCCGGCCTGATTGCCCGGCTGGACCTGACGCCATCGGATTCGCTGATCCTGAGCTGGCGATGGAAAGTCTCCAACGTATTCGAGAAAGGGGATGCCCGGGAGAAATCCGGCGATGATTATCCGGCGCGTATCTATGTGGCCTTCGCGTTTGAGCCCGACAAAGCCGGCTTCTTCGAACGGGCCAAACGCAAGGCTGTGGAAGTGGTGTTCGGTGAGACCCTGCCCGGCAACGCCCTGAACTACATCTGGGCCAACGCCTTGCCGAAGGGCGATATCGTGCCGAACCCCTACACCGACAAGACCATGATGGTCGCGGTCAATTCCGGCACCGGACAGGTGGGCGAGTGGGTAACGGTGGAGCGGGATATTGTCGCCGATTACCGTAAGGCCTTCGGTGAGGCACCGCCCCCTCTGGTGGGCATTGCCATCATGTCGGATTCGGATAACACTGGCGAAACCGCTACCGCCTGGTACGGCGATATCAGTCTGTCTGCGGGAATACTCCCATCGGACGCTACCGGTATTTCTCGGGAAAACCCGGAATAA
- a CDS encoding enoyl-CoA hydratase-related protein, giving the protein MNYEDILYDENDGVATITINRPDRYNAFRGQTCMELIDAFHRAGWNKDIGVIVFTGAGEKAFCTGGDQGAHEGQYDGRGLIGLPVEELQRLIREVPKPVIARVNGFAIGGGHVLHVICDLSIASETAIFGQVGPKVGSVDPGFGTAYLARVVGEKRAREIWYLCRKYSARQALEWGLVNAVVPPEQLDEEVRKWCDEILEKSPTALTIAKRSFNADSDNIAGIGALGMQALSLYYDTDESKEGVNAFREKRKPEFRKYYK; this is encoded by the coding sequence ATGAATTATGAAGACATCCTGTACGACGAAAACGACGGCGTGGCCACCATCACCATCAACCGCCCGGACCGTTACAACGCTTTCCGCGGCCAGACCTGCATGGAACTGATTGATGCCTTTCACCGCGCCGGCTGGAACAAGGACATTGGCGTGATTGTGTTTACCGGTGCCGGCGAAAAAGCCTTCTGTACCGGCGGTGACCAGGGCGCCCACGAGGGCCAGTACGACGGCCGCGGCCTGATCGGCCTGCCCGTGGAGGAACTCCAGCGTCTGATCCGGGAAGTGCCCAAGCCGGTGATTGCCCGGGTCAACGGTTTTGCCATCGGCGGCGGCCACGTGCTGCATGTGATCTGTGACCTGAGCATCGCCTCGGAAACGGCCATTTTCGGCCAGGTCGGCCCCAAGGTCGGCTCCGTCGATCCCGGTTTCGGAACCGCCTACCTGGCGCGGGTCGTGGGGGAGAAACGGGCCCGGGAGATCTGGTACCTGTGCCGCAAGTATTCCGCCCGGCAAGCACTGGAGTGGGGGCTGGTGAACGCCGTGGTGCCCCCGGAGCAGCTGGACGAGGAAGTGCGCAAATGGTGTGACGAGATCCTCGAGAAGAGCCCGACTGCCCTGACCATCGCCAAGCGCTCATTCAACGCCGACAGCGACAACATCGCCGGCATCGGCGCCCTCGGCATGCAAGCCCTGAGCCTGTACTACGACACCGACGAGTCCAAAGAGGGCGTCAACGCCTTCAGGGAAAAGCGCAAGCCGGAATTCCGCAAGTACTACAAGTAA
- a CDS encoding AMP-binding protein, which yields METGITLNPERRAAMVQTGAWSDKLITDYLEQAAANTPDRDAIVGYQVTEDSRTALTYRELNDTVTRMAAGLAQTGIRKGDVVACQLPNWWQTTALHLACMRIGAILNPLMPIFRERELRFMLKHGEAKLLVIPKVFRGFDYQAMIDGILPELPSLETLLVIGGDGDRSFEQRLLTTAWEDRQDTSVLFSERKPTADDIIQILYTSGTTGEPKGVMHTSNTLFSNVRPYADRLHLTPEDKVLMVSPLAHQTGFLYGIMMPVYLGTTAILQDIWDAEYVCKVIAAEKPAFTMAATPFLADLVKAAPHHQGELDSLRIFVSAGAPIPSVVVEQAGKVLNAKIVSAWGMTENGAVTMTCPEDPAERASQSDGKVLPYMEIKVTDFKGNKLPSGQEGNLMVRGASQFVGYLKRPELYGTDEDGWFSTGDLARMDPDGYIRITGRTKDVVIRGGENIPVVEVENLLYKFPGIADVALVGCPDERLGERLCAYVTLDETATDLTLDQVKAYLTEQQLSRNYLPEHLEVIEAMPRTASGKIQKFKLREQAKEVRLDPAKRS from the coding sequence ATGGAAACAGGCATCACACTCAACCCGGAACGCCGCGCCGCCATGGTTCAAACCGGCGCCTGGAGCGACAAGCTCATTACCGACTACCTTGAGCAGGCTGCGGCCAACACCCCGGACCGGGACGCCATCGTTGGCTACCAGGTCACCGAAGACTCCCGAACCGCGCTCACTTACCGTGAGCTCAATGACACAGTCACCCGTATGGCTGCAGGTCTGGCTCAAACAGGTATCAGAAAAGGTGATGTGGTGGCGTGCCAGCTTCCGAACTGGTGGCAAACCACCGCCCTCCACCTGGCTTGCATGCGCATTGGTGCCATCCTGAACCCACTCATGCCCATCTTCCGGGAGCGCGAGCTGCGCTTCATGCTCAAGCATGGGGAGGCGAAACTGTTGGTGATCCCCAAGGTATTCCGCGGCTTTGATTATCAGGCCATGATCGACGGAATTCTCCCGGAACTGCCGAGCCTGGAAACGCTGCTGGTCATTGGTGGCGACGGTGACCGCAGCTTTGAACAACGTCTCCTGACAACGGCCTGGGAAGATCGGCAAGACACGTCGGTGCTATTCAGCGAACGCAAACCCACTGCGGATGACATTATCCAGATCCTCTACACCTCGGGCACCACCGGCGAGCCCAAGGGGGTTATGCATACCTCCAACACCCTGTTTTCCAACGTGCGTCCTTATGCCGACCGGTTGCACCTGACACCGGAAGACAAAGTACTGATGGTCTCGCCCCTGGCCCACCAGACCGGCTTCCTCTACGGAATCATGATGCCCGTTTACCTGGGCACTACGGCCATCCTTCAGGACATCTGGGACGCCGAGTACGTATGCAAGGTAATTGCCGCCGAGAAACCTGCCTTTACCATGGCGGCCACACCCTTCCTGGCTGATCTGGTCAAGGCGGCACCGCACCACCAGGGCGAGCTGGACTCCCTGCGCATCTTTGTCTCAGCCGGTGCGCCCATACCCAGTGTCGTGGTGGAACAGGCCGGCAAGGTCCTGAACGCAAAGATCGTCTCTGCCTGGGGCATGACCGAAAACGGCGCTGTCACCATGACCTGCCCGGAGGACCCCGCGGAACGTGCCAGCCAATCGGATGGCAAAGTGCTGCCCTACATGGAAATCAAGGTCACTGACTTTAAGGGCAACAAGCTGCCGTCAGGACAGGAAGGCAATCTGATGGTGCGTGGTGCAAGTCAATTCGTTGGCTACCTGAAGCGCCCGGAACTCTATGGCACCGACGAAGACGGCTGGTTCAGCACGGGGGATTTGGCCCGAATGGATCCGGACGGCTATATCCGCATTACCGGCCGCACCAAAGACGTCGTTATCCGGGGAGGGGAAAACATTCCTGTGGTTGAAGTGGAGAACCTGCTTTACAAGTTCCCCGGCATTGCTGATGTGGCTCTGGTGGGCTGTCCCGACGAGCGGCTGGGCGAGCGGCTGTGTGCCTACGTCACTCTTGATGAGACCGCCACCGACCTGACCCTGGATCAGGTCAAGGCCTACCTGACCGAACAGCAACTCTCGAGAAACTATCTGCCGGAACACCTGGAAGTGATCGAGGCCATGCCCCGCACCGCCTCCGGCAAGATTCAGAAATTCAAGCTGCGCGAGCAGGCAAAAGAAGTACGCCTGGATCCGGCCAAACGCAGCTAA